The Pyrenophora tritici-repentis strain M4 chromosome 2, whole genome shotgun sequence genome window below encodes:
- a CDS encoding DUF3328 domain containing protein codes for MRYVALWIVIPVITSSAIVLWRDPLRCSGIELKKHEFGPVRDFIEKTTETFTGTPVFGDDGTAHVERLPGVKKYIGSDKDVEANWDELVRDRIFYVSEEEAKAYFPHNYQEIYYEKGMGWQFSLDVFHTLHCVNQIRLTLRNKNEDPQSFHNYHIEHCLEIIRQAIQCHADLTPIPGHEIRGSSQRNVSFNHFFDSDQTHTCRNIWTLRKFLDERKKMDDARRKNLVDGERG; via the exons ATGAGATATGTCGCACTCTGGATCGTTATTCCGGTCATAACGAGTTCCGCTATAGTGTTGTGGCGTGATCCATTGAGATGCAGTGGAATTGAGTTGAAAAAACATGAATTTG GTCCAGTAAGAGACTTTATCGAGAAAACCACGGAGACTTTTACTGGAACACCAGTCTTTGGGGATGATGGCACCGCACACGTAGAACGCCTTCCTGGTGTTAAAAAATACATTGGCAGTGATAAGGACGTTGAAGCAAATTGGGATGAACTTGTCCGCGATAGGATTTTCTATGTCAGCGAGGAGGAAGCTAAGGCATATTTTCCACATAATTATCAGGAAATTTACTATGAGAAAGGAATGGGTTGGCAGTTTAG TCTTGATGTGTTCCATACTCTACATTGTGTG AACCAAATCCGTCTCACATTGCGAAACAAAAACGAAGATCCACAGTCTTTCCACAATTACCATATTG AACACTGCCTCGAGATCATTCGCCAAGCGATCCAATGTCATGCCGATCTGACTCCTATTCCAGGACATGAGATTCGCGGATCATCTCAGCGTAACGTATCATTCAATCACTTCTTTGATTCAGATCAAACGCATACCTGTCGGAATATCTGGACGCTGC GCAAATTCCTTGATGAACGAAAGAAGATGGATGATGCTAGAAGAAAAAATCTTGTAGATGGTGAAAGAGGATAG